Part of the Paludisphaera borealis genome, ACATCACCAGGCCGACGCCGCGCGTGCCGCTCTCCCACGCGAGGTCGCTCTGTTCCATGTCGTTGAGCGCGTTCATGACGGTGAGTAGCTCGGTGGCGTACGAAGCCGGGATCGGCTGAGGTTCGGGCCGGGCCTTGAGGAGGTCGCGGAACCGCCGCCCGCGCTCCGGCCGGGGGTATTTGCCGTGGAACACGCGGTCGGGCCAGGGCGCGACCTCGTACCGCGACGTCTCGGGCCAGAACAGCGAGGCGACGACGGTGCATTCCCAGTTGATCTTGTAGTTGTCCCAGGTGTACTCGGGGTTGTCCTCGATGGGATCGTGGAGGAACCAGAGCTTGCCGCCGCTCCCTCGGGTGGCGGCGGTCATCGAGCCGTATTCGAGGAACGCCGTCTGGAACGTCCGCTCGGCCTCGACGCCGCGATAGACGTTGTGCGTCCGCGCGGTGCCGGTCCAGACCTGGGCGATGAACCCGTCGGCGCCGACCTGGAGCAGGCTCGACTCGGGGCTGACGATCCGCCACTGGGCGTAGTTCACCAGGCTGTGCGTGGGGACGTAGCACTTCACGTTCTTGCCCGTCTTGGCGTTGTGCTCCTTCACCGCGTCGAAGATCTGCTTGAGGGCGTCGCGGTAAAGGACGTACTTGAGCTTCGATGCGCGATACTGGGCGTCGGGCGACTCGTGCGGCGGAATCCATTCTTCCTTATAGTGCGCGCGCCAGGCGCGTTTGAAGCCTTCGCCGTAGCCGGCGCGGGCCCAGAATTCGGGCTCCTCCAGGTGGATCGCCTCGGCGCCGGCGTCGATGGCCTTGATGACGTTCTGCGCCAGGTATTTGCCGTAATTCGGCCCGGGGCACATGTAATAGACGTCGCCGCCGTGCGAGATGACCTTGCCGTTGCGATCGGTCTGCGCCTCGTCGACGTGATTCTTGCCGTCGAACCGCCCGTAGAGGTAATCCTGATATTGCCCCCACGAAACACCGGTCATCAACTGCGTGATGTAGCCGCGACTCTTCCATTGCGCGAGCCGCTTGGGCAGGTCGTTGCCGACCCCGTAGCACATCACGACGTCGGCCGGAAGTTGAAGCCCAGGGTCCCAGTAGGCACCCGTCTGGAACGACGTCCGCTCCTCTTTCTGACGCGGGTCGACCAGCGCCGAGGGATTGAGCGACTGGCCCCTGACCGACGTTGTGAGCGCGGCGAACGCGAAGAGAACAAGGGCGCGGCTGGATGGTTTCATGGCGGGAGGGTCCATGGGAGGATCGTGATTGACCGCTCGTCCGTCCGGACGGATGAGGGAGAGTCGAGCGCCGAGGCGTTCGCGTACGATCAAACGCACGCCTCCATTATCCCCTTAGGAGTGCGCCGGGTCATCCCCGAACCCGTCTCGCCGAGGCGGTTGGGGCCGTCCACGACTTCGGCGTATCGCGGCCGAGGGTTTCGGCTTCGTGCTGGAGGAGCCAGAGCTTGCGGTCGAGGCCGCCGCCGTAACCGCCGAGGGTGCCGTCGGCGGCGATTACGCGGTGGCAGGGGACGATGATACTGATCGGGTTGCGGCCGTTCGCGCCCCCCACGGCTCGCGCTGCGCCATCCTTGCCGACCCGCCGGGCCAGCTCGGCGTAACTGATCGTCTGGCTGTATGGGATCTTGTAAAGCTCCTCCCACACCCGACGCTGGAACGGCGTGCCGTCGGTCTGCATCGGCAGGTCGAAGCCCCGCGCGCGGCCGTCGAAATACGCCTCGAGCTGCGCGCGGGCGGCGTCGAGCACGGTTCCGCCTTCGATCCAGTCGTCCGAAATCGTCGTCTCGGATCGCAGGCCGAGCATGTGGAGGCTGGTCAGGGCTCCACCGCGCGAGGTCAGCAGGACGTCTCCGATAGGGCTCGAATGCCAGGCGAAATGTGTGGACGTGCTCATGTCGGCGTTGCTCCCGTGTTCCAGAGGTGCATGGCGGCGTAGGCTCGCCAGGGCCGCCACGTTTCGGCGATGGCGTCGAGGTTGCGGATGGACGATTCGCCGACGGCCTTCAGCAAGCCGAGGTCGCCGGTCGGGAAAGCGTCGGGCCAGCGGAGGGCCCGCATGGCGATGTAATGAGCGGTCCAGTCGCCGACGCCCGGCAGCCGTTTGAGCCGCGCAATCGTGGCGTCCGGGTCGGCGCCGGGCTCCAGTCGGATCGAGCCGTCGGCCATCGCCGCGGCGAGTTCCCGGATCGCGATCGCGCGCGGGCCTGTAATGCCGAGCGTCTGGATCTCCGACGGATCAACGGCCGCCACCCGCGCGGCGCTCGGCCCGATCCGGTCGAGGCCCGCGATCGGGGTTTCGATCGGCTCGCCGAAGGCCGACGCGAACCGGCCGGCGAGGGTCGTCGCGGCGGCGACCGAGATCCGCTGGCCGAGGATGGTCCGCACGGCCAGCTCGAAGCCGTCGACGCAGCCGGGGACGCGGAGTCCCGGAAACAGGCTCACCGCGGCGGCCAGGCGCGGGTCGACCGCGAGCTGCGCGGCGATCCGGTCGGGTCGGCAGTCAAGGTCGAACAGGCATCGAATCCGCCCGAGAAGCGGCGCGAGCGCCGGCAGCAGCGAGCTGGCCATCTCGACGGCCACGGCGTTGCGCTTCGGCCGGTGTTCGACTCGTATCCAACCGCGTGCGTCGCCGACGGCGATCGTCCGCGCGTACCGGACGTCGGCGACGACCTCGACCCCGGCGGTCGCCCGGCCGGACAGGAAGCCGAGCAGTCCGTCCCACGCGAACGGCGGCCGGTACGCGAGGCTGAGCGTCAGACTTGCGGCGTCGGCCGGCGCGTCGGCCTGGCGGCGTCGAATCCGCGACGGCGGCATGCCGTAATGGGTCCGAAACAGCGCATTGAACCGGCGGAGGCTGGCGAACCCGCTGGCCGACGCGACGGCGATCATCGG contains:
- a CDS encoding methylated-DNA--[protein]-cysteine S-methyltransferase, with the protein product MSTSTHFAWHSSPIGDVLLTSRGGALTSLHMLGLRSETTISDDWIEGGTVLDAARAQLEAYFDGRARGFDLPMQTDGTPFQRRVWEELYKIPYSQTISYAELARRVGKDGAARAVGGANGRNPISIIVPCHRVIAADGTLGGYGGGLDRKLWLLQHEAETLGRDTPKSWTAPTASARRVRG
- a CDS encoding DNA-3-methyladenine glycosylase 2, which encodes MRTDDATCYRALAARDRRFDGVFFVGVTTTGIYCRPICPARTPGADRCRFFDHAAAAEQAGFRPCLRCRPELAPGHAPMDAPGRLARQAAVRIEAGALNDGGSLERLADELGLSSRQLRRVVQQEFGVAPVVLAQTKRLLLAKHLLTETALPMIAVASASGFASLRRFNALFRTHYGMPPSRIRRRQADAPADAASLTLSLAYRPPFAWDGLLGFLSGRATAGVEVVADVRYARTIAVGDARGWIRVEHRPKRNAVAVEMASSLLPALAPLLGRIRCLFDLDCRPDRIAAQLAVDPRLAAAVSLFPGLRVPGCVDGFELAVRTILGQRISVAAATTLAGRFASAFGEPIETPIAGLDRIGPSAARVAAVDPSEIQTLGITGPRAIAIRELAAAMADGSIRLEPGADPDATIARLKRLPGVGDWTAHYIAMRALRWPDAFPTGDLGLLKAVGESSIRNLDAIAETWRPWRAYAAMHLWNTGATPT